The proteins below come from a single Cricetulus griseus strain 17A/GY chromosome 6, alternate assembly CriGri-PICRH-1.0, whole genome shotgun sequence genomic window:
- the LOC100754126 gene encoding olfactory receptor 10AG1-like yields the protein MQHTEVRAEDNASTVTHFLLLGFSDLPNIQGFLFGMFSIMYLMILIGNSFIIVITRIDPALQKPMYFFLANFSSLEICYVSVTLPRILFNISTQDRSISMLSCATQMCFFLMLGATECFLLAVMSYDRYVAICNPLNYHLVMNPTKCTQLAAGSWLGGIPVQIGQTCQIFSLHFCNSNKINHFFCDLPPILKLACGDTSVHELSVYLVASLFVAFPFMLILASYAKIITTILKLPTATGRAKAFSTCSSHLLVVFLFFGSATITYLRPKSTHSPGTDKLLSLFYTIVTPMFNPLIYSLRNKDVIAALRKLLLRK from the coding sequence ATGCAACAcacagaagtcagggcagaagaCAATGCTTCTactgtgacacattttctcctCCTGGGATTCTCTGACCTTCCCAACATCCAAGGTTTTCTGTTTGGAATGTTCTCCATAATGTACTTGATGATCTTGATTGGAAATAGCTTCATAATTGTGATAACTAGAATTGATCCTGCATTACAAAAGCCTATGTATTTTTTCCTGGCAAATTTTTCTTCCCTGGAAATCTGTTATGTATCAGTAACTCTCCCGAGGATTTTGTTCAACATTAGTACTCAAGACAGAAGCATTTCTATGTTGAGCTGTGCCACACAAATGTGTTTCTTCCTTATGCTTGGAGCCACAGAATGCTTTCTCCTGGCTGTGAtgtcctatgaccgctatgtggctaTTTGCAACCCACTAAACTATCATCTAGTCATGAACCCAACAAAGTGCACTCAGCTAGCAGCAGGATCCTGGCTCGGTGGCATCCCAGTACAGATAGGACAAACCTGTCAGATATTCTCTCTACATTTCTGCAATTCTAACAAAATCAACCATTTCTTCTGTGACTTACCACCCATTCTCAAGCTGGCTTGTGGGGATACTTCAGTGCACGAGTTATCTGTATACTTAGTGGCTTCACTGTTTGTTGCTTTCCCTTTTATGTTGATACTTGCGTCTTATGCAAAAATCATTACCACCATTCTGAAGTTGCCAACAGCCACAGGAAGGGCAAAAGCCTTCTCTACATGTTCTTCCCATTTGcttgtggtgtttttgttttttggatcaGCAACTATTACTTACTTGAGGCCGAAGTCCACTCATTCTCCAGGAACTGACAAACTGCTCTCTCTGTTCTACACCATTGTGACCCCCATGTTCAATCCCCTGATATACAGCCTTAGGAACAAGGATGTGATTGCTGCACTGAGAAAACTGTTACTTAGAAAATAA